The DNA region GGCAGGAGTGCTGACCACGACCGACGACAACAAGATCGACACCTCTGCCGTCGACGCCAACCTGCTCGGAGCGGGTCAGTCGGGCGGGAAGACGTACGGCACGCCGGTCGGCGCCAACACCCTCGCCCTCTACTACAACAAGGAGGTGCTCAAGGAAGCCCGCGTCGACATCGAGTCCGTGAAGGACTGGGACTCGCTGACGGCGGCGCTGGCGAAGGTCGAGAAGGCCGGGAAGAAGGGCATCACCTTCTCGGCGATCGGAACCGAGGAGGGCAGCTTCCAGTTCCTGCCGTGGTTCTGGGGCTCGGGCGCCCAGCTCACCGACATCGGCTCGGCCGAGTCCGTGTCCGCGCTGTCGCTGTGGAAGAACTGGCTGGACGAGGGCTACGCCCCCAACTCGGTGATCAACAACACCCAGACGACCAGTTGGCAGGAGTTCGCGAGCGGCGACTACGCGTTCGCCGAGAACGGCACCTGGCAGCTCGCCAACGCCGAGAAGGCCGGTTTCGACTACGGGGTCATCCCCGTCCCCGGTGCCGACGGCGGCAACGCGGCCGCCCCGACCGGCGGAGAGTTCGTCACCGTCCCGGTCCAGGGAGAGACCGGCCGCTACGCCACCTCACAGAAGCTCGTGACCTGCCTGACCAGCACCGACAACCTCCTCGCCACCGACACCACCCTGTCCTACGTCGCCCCCACCACCGAGGTCCAGGACAAGCAGGTCGCGGCGAACGCCGAGCTGAAGCCGTGGGTCGACGCGGTCAAGGCGGCCAAGGGACGTACGAGTGACGACCTCGGCACCAAGTACCCGAAGATCTCCGAGCAGTTGTGGAAGGCCGTCCAGTCCGCCCTCAGCGGGTCGGCGTCGCCGAAGGACGCGCTCGGCTCGGCTCAGTCGGCCGTCAAGTAACCAGCGCCAGAGGCCCGTTGATGAACCGCACGACGCAAGCGCAGGACCCGCTGGCGGCACGCGAGGGGAACGGGGCGGCCGCCGCCGCTCCGCCCCCTGCCCGCGCCACCACGCGACGGCGTCCCACCTCCCAGCAGTGGGTCGCCTGGGCATTCCTCGCCCCGGTCACCCTCTACCTCGCCCTCTTCTACGCCTATCCCCTCTACCGCAACATCGACCTGAGCCTGCGGAACTACACCGTCCGCTCCTTCGTCCAGGGCGACGCGCCGTTCACGGGCCTGGCGAACTACCGGGCCGTCTTCGACGCCCCGACGTTCGCCCCCGCCCTGCTGCACACCGTGGTGTTCACCGCCGTGTGCCTGGTCTTCCAGTACGCGATCGGCCTGGCGCTCGCGGTCTTCTTCCACCAGCACTTCCGGCTCTCCGCGACCCTGCGTGCCCTGTTTCTGGTGCCGTGGCTGCTGCCGCTGATCGTGTCGGCGTCCACCTGGTCGTGGATGCTCAACAGCGACTCCGGCATCGTCAACGCCGTACTGCACGCCGTCGGCATCGGTCCGGTGAACTGGCTGACCTCGCCGTCCTGGTCGCTGGCCTCGGTGATCATCGCGAACGTCTGGATCGGTGTCCCGTTCAACCTGGTGGTGCTCTACAGCGGTCTGCAGTCCATTCCCGTCGGTCTGTACGAGGCGGCGGCTCTCGACGGGGCCGGCTCCTGGCGGCGGTTCTGGAGCATCACCTTCCCGCTGCTGCGCCCGGTGTCCGCGATCACCCTGCTGCTGGGCCTGGTCTACACGCTCAAGGTCTTCGACATCATCTGGATCATGACCAAGGGCGGTCCCGCGGACTCGTCCACCACCTTCGCCACCTGGTCCTACCAGCTCGGCTTCGGCAACCTGCTGCCCGCCTTCGGCCCCGGAGCGGCCGTCGGGAACCTGCTCGTCGTCGCCGCCCTGGTCTTCGGCCTCATCTACATGAGGGTCCAGCGAAAGCAGCAACTGTCATGAACCGAAGCAACCGTACGGGTTGGAAGACGGCCATCGGCCTCCTGCTGACCGCGGTCATGCTCTTCCCGGTCTACTGGATGCTGAACGTGTCCCTCACCCGCGACCAGGACATGCGCAAGAGTCCACCGGACCTCTTCCCCGCCCACGCCACCCTGGAGGGCTACCGGGCCGTCGTCGACCAGCAGTTGCCCTACCTCGGCACCAGTCTCGTCATCGGCCTGGGCACCGTGGCCCTGACCCTGGCCCTGGCCGCACCCGCCGGCTACGCGCTGGCCAAACTGCGCCCGTGCGGCGGCGGCATCCTCAACTTCGCCCTCCTGGCCGCCCAGATGATCCCCGGCATCATCATGGCGATGGGCTTCTACGCCATCTACCTCCAGCTCGGCCTGCTCCAGTCCGTCCCCGGCCTGATCGTCGCCGACTCCACCCTGGCCGTCCCCTTCGCCGTACTCATCTTCACAGCGTTCATGTCCGGCATCCCCGGCGAACTCCTCCAGGCTGCCAAGACAGATGGAGCCGGACCGCTGCGCACCTTCTGGTCGATCGTCCTGCCGATGAGCCGCAACTCGATCGTCACGGTGTCCCTGTTCGCGTTCCTGTGGTCCTGGTCCGATTTCATCTTCGCCAGCACCCTCGCGGCCGGTGGCACCCACCAGCCGATCACCCTCGGCATCTACCAGTACATCGGCAACAACAACCAGGAGTGGAACGCCATCATGGCCACCGCCGTCGTGGCCTCGCTGCCCGCCGCGGTCATCCTCGTCCTCGCCCAGCGCTACGTCGCCGCCGGCGTGACCGCCGGCGCCGTCAAGGACTGACACCGCACCGCCCGCACGCAGCCGGCCTCTCCATGAGCCGCCGTGCGAGCGCCGTCGCCCCA from Streptomyces sp. ALI-76-A includes:
- a CDS encoding extracellular solute-binding protein encodes the protein MNRSARRRLTAAVLTVVTVTAGATACSSGSGDTSTKAADGGTYTIWDPYPQFNRGSAWAKLLDDCGTKAGVKIKRTAFDTSDLTNKALLAAQQDNSADVLIVDNPVVSTLAEAGVLTTTDDNKIDTSAVDANLLGAGQSGGKTYGTPVGANTLALYYNKEVLKEARVDIESVKDWDSLTAALAKVEKAGKKGITFSAIGTEEGSFQFLPWFWGSGAQLTDIGSAESVSALSLWKNWLDEGYAPNSVINNTQTTSWQEFASGDYAFAENGTWQLANAEKAGFDYGVIPVPGADGGNAAAPTGGEFVTVPVQGETGRYATSQKLVTCLTSTDNLLATDTTLSYVAPTTEVQDKQVAANAELKPWVDAVKAAKGRTSDDLGTKYPKISEQLWKAVQSALSGSASPKDALGSAQSAVK
- a CDS encoding sugar ABC transporter permease; amino-acid sequence: MNRTTQAQDPLAAREGNGAAAAAPPPARATTRRRPTSQQWVAWAFLAPVTLYLALFYAYPLYRNIDLSLRNYTVRSFVQGDAPFTGLANYRAVFDAPTFAPALLHTVVFTAVCLVFQYAIGLALAVFFHQHFRLSATLRALFLVPWLLPLIVSASTWSWMLNSDSGIVNAVLHAVGIGPVNWLTSPSWSLASVIIANVWIGVPFNLVVLYSGLQSIPVGLYEAAALDGAGSWRRFWSITFPLLRPVSAITLLLGLVYTLKVFDIIWIMTKGGPADSSTTFATWSYQLGFGNLLPAFGPGAAVGNLLVVAALVFGLIYMRVQRKQQLS
- a CDS encoding carbohydrate ABC transporter permease, yielding MNRSNRTGWKTAIGLLLTAVMLFPVYWMLNVSLTRDQDMRKSPPDLFPAHATLEGYRAVVDQQLPYLGTSLVIGLGTVALTLALAAPAGYALAKLRPCGGGILNFALLAAQMIPGIIMAMGFYAIYLQLGLLQSVPGLIVADSTLAVPFAVLIFTAFMSGIPGELLQAAKTDGAGPLRTFWSIVLPMSRNSIVTVSLFAFLWSWSDFIFASTLAAGGTHQPITLGIYQYIGNNNQEWNAIMATAVVASLPAAVILVLAQRYVAAGVTAGAVKD